From one Oceanimonas doudoroffii genomic stretch:
- a CDS encoding type II secretion system F family protein — MATTKELKVYPFKWEGINRKGKKVSGFVQAADTRTAKRELQRQGINAIKVRRKSQGVLARWKDAIKPADIAIITRQVATMLAAGVPLVQTLQIIARSNEKNSIRELTGGIAADVEGGTPLSQALQKHPRYFDELYCDLVQSGEQTGSLEHIFDQIALYREKAEAIKSKIRKAMFYPIMVLLVAFAVTAILLLFVIPQFEEIFAGFGATLPAFTQLVINLSRWLQQYWLFILIALVIGGWLYVRAWRNSQKVRDATDRFILRLPVVGKILHKAALARFARTLATTFSAGIPLVEGLLSAAGASGNVVYREAVKQMRDEVIAGMQMNLAMRATGLFPDMVVQMVMIGEESGAIDDMMHKVAGIYEREVDDAVDGLTSLIEPLIMVVLGVLVGGLVIAMYLPIFNLGSVVR, encoded by the coding sequence ATGGCAACCACTAAAGAGCTGAAGGTCTACCCGTTCAAGTGGGAAGGCATTAACCGCAAGGGCAAGAAGGTGTCGGGCTTCGTGCAGGCCGCCGATACCAGAACCGCCAAGCGTGAACTGCAGCGCCAGGGCATTAATGCCATCAAGGTCAGGCGCAAGAGCCAGGGGGTGCTGGCCCGCTGGAAGGATGCCATCAAGCCGGCGGACATCGCCATTATTACTCGCCAGGTGGCCACCATGCTGGCGGCCGGGGTCCCCCTGGTACAAACCCTGCAAATCATCGCCCGCTCCAATGAGAAGAACAGCATTCGCGAGCTGACTGGCGGCATTGCCGCCGACGTAGAGGGTGGCACACCGCTGTCCCAGGCGCTGCAGAAGCATCCCAGATATTTTGATGAGCTTTACTGCGACCTGGTGCAGTCCGGCGAGCAGACCGGCTCGCTGGAGCATATATTCGACCAGATCGCGCTCTATCGTGAAAAGGCCGAGGCCATCAAGTCCAAAATCAGGAAGGCCATGTTCTACCCCATCATGGTACTGCTGGTCGCCTTTGCGGTGACCGCCATATTACTGCTGTTTGTGATCCCCCAGTTTGAAGAAATTTTCGCCGGTTTTGGCGCCACCCTGCCCGCTTTTACTCAATTGGTGATCAATCTGTCGCGCTGGCTGCAGCAATACTGGCTGTTTATTCTAATCGCTCTGGTAATCGGCGGCTGGCTCTATGTGCGGGCCTGGCGCAATTCGCAAAAGGTGCGGGACGCCACCGACCGCTTTATTCTGCGCCTGCCCGTCGTCGGCAAAATACTGCACAAGGCGGCCCTGGCCCGTTTTGCCCGCACCCTGGCCACCACCTTTTCCGCCGGCATTCCGCTGGTGGAAGGCCTGTTGTCTGCCGCCGGTGCGTCGGGCAATGTGGTATATCGCGAAGCGGTCAAACAGATGCGCGACGAAGTGATAGCCGGCATGCAGATGAACCTGGCCATGCGCGCCACCGGGCTGTTCCCGGACATGGTGGTGCAAATGGTGATGATCGGCGAAGAGTCCGGCGCCATAGACGACATGATGCACAAGGTGGCCGGCATTTACGAACGGGAGGTGGACGACGCCGTGGATGGGCTCACCAGCCTGATCGAACCCCTGATCATGGTGGTGCTGGGAGTTTTGGTTGGCGGTCTGGTCATTGCCATGTATCTTCCCATCTTTAATCTGGGCAGCGTGGTACGCTGA
- the ampD gene encoding 1,6-anhydro-N-acetylmuramyl-L-alanine amidase AmpD, with product MPLSLNQGWLSPARHCESPHQDERPDAEVSLLVVHCISLPPGRFGGPYIDDLFLGRLAPAAHPYFEDIYQLRVSAHCLIRRDGELVQYVPFHRRAWHAGVSCFDGRDRCNDFSIGIELEGTDTGDYTNAQYQRLADVSRMLMCTYPAITPTRITGHSDIASGRKTDPGPGFDWKRFRAML from the coding sequence ATGCCCCTGAGCCTGAATCAGGGCTGGCTGAGCCCGGCCCGCCATTGTGAATCGCCTCACCAGGACGAACGTCCCGATGCCGAAGTTTCCCTGCTGGTGGTGCATTGCATCAGCCTGCCCCCGGGGCGTTTTGGTGGCCCTTATATCGATGATCTGTTCCTGGGACGGCTGGCGCCGGCGGCGCATCCCTATTTTGAGGATATTTACCAACTGCGAGTGTCGGCCCACTGCCTGATACGGCGCGACGGCGAGCTGGTACAGTATGTGCCGTTTCACCGCCGGGCCTGGCATGCCGGGGTGTCCTGCTTTGACGGCCGTGACAGGTGTAATGATTTTTCCATCGGCATTGAGCTGGAAGGCACCGACACCGGCGACTACACCAACGCCCAGTATCAGCGGTTGGCCGACGTGAGCCGAATGCTGATGTGCACCTATCCCGCCATCACGCCGACACGCATTACCGGCCACAGCGATATTGCCTCCGGCCGCAAAACCGACCCCGGCCCCGGGTTTGACTGGAAACGGTTTCGCGCCATGCTTTGA
- the trmB gene encoding tRNA (guanosine(46)-N7)-methyltransferase TrmB yields the protein MTEQKPPAQTEEDLRKRKIRSFVRREGRLTKGQEKAMAEQWPVMGIDFSGELLSLDAVFGRAAPRVLEIGFGMGGSLVEMAAAAPEQDFIGIEVHTPGVGACLMGAAEAGLTNLRVMCHDAVEVFEQMLPEQSLDRVQLFFPDPWHKKRHHKRRIVRPEFVEMVRSKLKIGGEFHMATDWENYAEHMLEVMNAAPGYANAAAHSGSPGDYMPRPDYRPLTKFEQRGHRLGHGVWDLIFTRTA from the coding sequence ATGACTGAACAGAAGCCGCCCGCCCAGACCGAAGAAGACCTGCGCAAGCGCAAAATTCGCAGCTTTGTGCGCCGGGAAGGCCGCCTGACCAAGGGCCAGGAAAAGGCCATGGCGGAGCAGTGGCCGGTGATGGGCATCGACTTTTCCGGTGAGCTGCTGAGCCTGGACGCGGTATTTGGCCGCGCCGCCCCCCGCGTGCTGGAAATCGGCTTTGGCATGGGCGGCTCGCTGGTGGAAATGGCCGCCGCCGCCCCGGAGCAGGACTTTATCGGTATTGAGGTGCACACCCCGGGCGTGGGTGCCTGTCTGATGGGCGCGGCGGAAGCCGGCCTGACCAACCTGCGGGTGATGTGTCACGATGCGGTGGAAGTGTTTGAGCAAATGCTGCCCGAGCAAAGCCTGGACCGGGTACAGCTGTTTTTCCCGGATCCCTGGCACAAAAAGCGTCACCACAAGCGCCGCATCGTACGACCTGAATTTGTGGAAATGGTGCGCAGCAAGCTGAAAATCGGCGGCGAATTCCACATGGCCACCGACTGGGAAAACTACGCCGAGCACATGCTGGAAGTGATGAATGCCGCTCCCGGTTATGCCAATGCCGCCGCTCATTCCGGTAGCCCGGGCGACTATATGCCGCGCCCCGATTACCGCCCGCTGACCAAGTTCGAACAGCGCGGCCACCGCCTGGGCCACGGCGTCTGGGATCTGATTTTTACCCGCACCGCCTGA
- the coaE gene encoding dephospho-CoA kinase (Dephospho-CoA kinase (CoaE) performs the final step in coenzyme A biosynthesis.) has translation MSYVVGLTGGIGSGKSTVAELFAKQGVDIVDADIIAREVVAPGEPALAAIEQHFGSEVITASGELDRRALRARVFDNAQEKDWLNALLHPVIRGRMVTACAAGTSSYCLLVVPLLVENNLTGLCNRVLVVDVSPETQLARTVKRDNADEAQIRAIMAAQASREQRLAAADDVLNNNSPDQAGLHAEVARLHREYLALAKDENGETWKEKREV, from the coding sequence GTGAGTTATGTGGTAGGACTGACCGGCGGCATTGGCAGTGGCAAAAGCACCGTGGCTGAGCTGTTCGCCAAACAGGGCGTCGACATTGTCGACGCCGACATCATCGCCCGTGAGGTGGTGGCTCCAGGAGAGCCGGCGCTGGCAGCCATTGAGCAACATTTTGGATCCGAGGTAATCACCGCAAGCGGTGAGCTGGACCGGCGCGCCCTGCGCGCCCGGGTGTTTGATAACGCACAGGAAAAAGACTGGCTTAACGCCCTGCTGCATCCGGTTATTCGTGGTCGCATGGTGACCGCCTGTGCCGCCGGCACCTCCTCCTACTGCCTGCTGGTGGTGCCGTTACTGGTGGAAAACAACCTCACCGGCCTGTGCAACCGCGTGCTGGTAGTGGACGTCAGCCCCGAGACCCAGCTTGCGCGCACCGTTAAACGGGACAATGCCGATGAAGCACAAATTCGCGCCATCATGGCCGCCCAGGCCAGCCGCGAGCAGCGCCTGGCCGCCGCCGACGACGTCCTGAACAACAACAGCCCCGACCAGGCGGGGTTGCACGCGGAGGTGGCACGGCTGCACCGGGAGTATTTGGCCCTGGCAAAAGACGAAAACGGTGAGACGTGGAAGGAAAAACGTGAGGTGTGA
- a CDS encoding pilin: MKKTSLSRQGGFTLIELMIVVAIVAILAAVALPAYQTYTNRAKFSEVIAATGAVKTTIEVCTQSGNAGGTCANRATSAADGTVATDLVNSVTTSFSDPDFTVTATGAGDVSGATYTMTGTVNSGRITWDSSCSPAEYC; this comes from the coding sequence ATGAAAAAGACCTCTCTTTCCCGCCAGGGCGGCTTTACCCTGATTGAACTGATGATAGTGGTGGCCATTGTGGCCATACTGGCGGCAGTGGCGCTGCCGGCCTACCAGACCTATACCAATCGTGCCAAATTCAGTGAAGTGATCGCTGCTACTGGAGCGGTTAAGACCACCATAGAAGTGTGCACACAATCCGGAAATGCAGGTGGTACCTGTGCAAACCGCGCAACCAGTGCCGCCGATGGAACAGTTGCTACGGATTTGGTCAACTCAGTCACAACTTCTTTTAGTGATCCAGATTTTACGGTTACAGCGACAGGAGCTGGTGATGTATCTGGCGCCACTTATACCATGACAGGGACTGTCAATAGCGGGCGTATTACTTGGGACAGCTCTTGTAGCCCTGCAGAATATTGCTAA
- a CDS encoding NAD-dependent succinate-semialdehyde dehydrogenase: protein MAPMHNNGNNNGKVTDALMPYLQEPRLVRELAYLNGQWVHGQRDLPVFNPATNDVIGHVPRLNTEQAGLAVTAAHTALGPWRSLPADERAALLLRWHDLILEHKQDLATLIVLEQGKPLADALGEIDYGASFVRWFAEEGRRAGGDTLPSHIPGAELHTRREPVGVAALITPWNFPHAMITRKAAAALAIGCTVVIKPASETPFSALALAELAERAGFAPGVINVITGSGAELGNTLCRDDRVRALSFTGSTAVGKQLLAACADTVKKCAMELGGNAPFMVLPDMDIQMAARAAVAAKFQTAGQDCLAANRILVPRPRYEEFLDAFAGEMARLRVGNGLEAGVTMGPLIHRRAVDNAQSLVDDALAHGARLFAGNRQPGPGENFFLPVLLADVTPAMRVYREENFCPVAAVLAYEDPAELLALANDTEYGLAAYIFGHDQRLIRPLLDRLEFGMVAVNSVKMTGHCIPFGGIKHSGLGREGSRHGFDDFSQLKYCCLGGL, encoded by the coding sequence ATGGCGCCCATGCATAACAACGGTAATAACAATGGCAAGGTGACCGACGCCCTGATGCCCTATCTGCAGGAACCGCGGCTGGTGCGTGAGCTGGCCTACCTCAACGGCCAGTGGGTGCACGGTCAGCGCGACTTGCCGGTATTCAATCCGGCCACCAATGATGTTATTGGCCATGTGCCCCGGCTCAACACCGAGCAGGCAGGGCTGGCCGTTACCGCCGCGCACACCGCCCTGGGTCCCTGGCGCAGCCTGCCGGCGGACGAGCGCGCTGCCCTGCTGCTGCGCTGGCACGATCTGATCCTTGAGCACAAACAGGATCTGGCCACCCTGATAGTACTGGAGCAGGGCAAGCCGCTGGCGGATGCGCTGGGCGAAATCGACTATGGCGCTTCCTTTGTACGCTGGTTTGCCGAAGAGGGCCGGCGCGCCGGCGGCGATACCCTGCCCAGCCATATTCCCGGCGCCGAGTTGCATACTCGGCGCGAGCCGGTGGGCGTGGCGGCCCTGATCACCCCCTGGAATTTTCCCCACGCCATGATCACCCGCAAGGCCGCGGCGGCCCTGGCCATTGGCTGCACAGTAGTGATCAAGCCCGCCAGCGAAACGCCGTTTTCCGCCCTGGCGCTGGCCGAGCTGGCGGAGCGGGCCGGCTTTGCACCTGGGGTGATTAACGTGATCACCGGCTCCGGTGCCGAGCTGGGTAACACCCTGTGCCGGGACGATCGCGTACGGGCACTGTCCTTTACCGGCTCCACCGCGGTGGGTAAGCAACTGCTGGCCGCCTGCGCCGATACGGTAAAGAAATGCGCCATGGAGCTGGGCGGAAATGCCCCCTTTATGGTGTTGCCCGACATGGATATTCAGATGGCGGCGCGGGCGGCGGTGGCTGCCAAATTCCAGACCGCCGGCCAGGACTGCCTGGCCGCCAACCGCATACTGGTGCCCCGCCCCCGCTACGAGGAGTTTCTCGACGCCTTTGCCGGCGAGATGGCTCGCCTTCGTGTCGGCAACGGCCTTGAAGCCGGTGTCACCATGGGGCCGCTTATCCACCGCCGGGCGGTGGACAACGCGCAAAGCCTGGTGGACGACGCCCTGGCCCACGGCGCCCGCCTGTTTGCCGGCAACCGGCAGCCCGGCCCCGGCGAAAACTTCTTTCTGCCGGTGCTGCTGGCCGACGTCACCCCCGCCATGCGGGTATACCGGGAAGAGAACTTCTGTCCGGTCGCGGCGGTGTTGGCCTATGAGGATCCCGCCGAATTGCTGGCGCTGGCCAACGACACCGAATACGGCCTGGCCGCTTACATCTTCGGACACGATCAGCGGCTGATCAGACCCCTGCTGGACAGGCTGGAGTTCGGCATGGTGGCGGTCAACTCGGTAAAAATGACCGGCCACTGCATTCCCTTTGGCGGCATCAAGCACTCGGGCCTGGGCCGGGAAGGCAGCCGTCATGGTTTTGATGATTTCAGCCAGCTCAAATACTGCTGCCTGGGCGGGCTTTGA
- the pdhR gene encoding pyruvate dehydrogenase complex transcriptional repressor PdhR — MTYQRIKQPKLAETIAAKLEQMIVEGSLQPGQRLPPERELAEQFAVSRPSVREAIQHLEVRGLVSRKQGGGTYVQNALTKGLADPLFQLLAEHPESQYDLLEFRHTMEGISAFYAAMRGTETDFDAIRAAQQAIIQAQGKGDLAAEAKYAAEFYLAVAAAAHNVVLLHLLRAIQPMLESSILRNIQILNRRAGMVEKIRKHRANLIQTILSREPEQARDACHEHLAFIEETLFDIQREESRIQRSLRRTRQQE; from the coding sequence ATGACCTATCAGCGCATCAAACAACCCAAACTTGCCGAAACCATCGCCGCCAAACTGGAGCAGATGATAGTCGAAGGCAGCCTGCAGCCGGGGCAGCGTCTGCCGCCGGAGCGGGAGCTGGCCGAGCAGTTTGCGGTGTCACGCCCCTCGGTGCGTGAGGCCATTCAGCACCTGGAGGTGCGCGGTTTGGTGTCCCGCAAACAGGGCGGCGGCACCTATGTGCAGAACGCCCTGACCAAGGGGCTGGCCGATCCGTTGTTCCAGCTGCTGGCGGAGCACCCGGAGTCCCAGTACGACCTGCTGGAGTTTCGTCACACCATGGAAGGTATTTCTGCCTTTTATGCGGCGATGCGCGGTACCGAAACCGACTTCGACGCCATTCGCGCGGCCCAGCAGGCCATCATTCAGGCCCAGGGAAAGGGCGATCTGGCCGCAGAAGCCAAATACGCCGCCGAGTTCTACCTGGCGGTGGCGGCGGCGGCCCACAACGTGGTGCTGCTGCACCTGTTACGTGCCATTCAGCCCATGCTGGAGTCCAGCATTCTGCGCAACATTCAGATTCTTAACCGGCGAGCCGGCATGGTGGAGAAGATTCGCAAGCATCGCGCCAATCTGATCCAGACCATTTTGTCACGCGAGCCGGAGCAGGCCAGGGACGCTTGTCATGAGCACCTGGCCTTTATTGAAGAAACCCTGTTTGACATTCAGCGTGAAGAGAGCCGTATTCAGCGCTCCCTGCGCCGAACCCGTCAACAGGAATAA
- a CDS encoding retropepsin-like aspartic protease family protein, with protein MTQPRDPVRRTGRIMWLLAWLLALMLLTWHFHQRLMLRADTERQVQVVGSDSVVLQQSRHGHYLADGAINGQPVVLLLDTGATQMAVPQAVAARLTLPVGAPLRLSTAAGHVTGYRTRIKTLSLGPFTLYDLDAVIMPGTSDEVLLGMNALRRFELTQRGSQLTMKFLQQAP; from the coding sequence ATGACGCAACCAAGGGATCCGGTCCGACGCACCGGGCGCATCATGTGGCTGCTGGCCTGGCTGCTCGCATTGATGCTGCTGACCTGGCACTTTCACCAGCGCCTGATGCTGCGCGCCGATACCGAACGCCAGGTGCAGGTCGTCGGTTCCGACAGCGTGGTGCTCCAGCAAAGCCGCCACGGCCACTACCTGGCCGACGGCGCCATCAACGGCCAGCCGGTGGTACTGCTGCTCGATACCGGCGCCACCCAAATGGCAGTGCCCCAGGCGGTCGCGGCACGGTTGACCCTGCCGGTGGGCGCGCCTCTGCGGCTTAGTACCGCCGCCGGGCATGTCACCGGCTACCGTACCCGCATTAAAACGTTGTCGCTCGGCCCCTTCACCCTGTACGATCTGGATGCTGTCATCATGCCCGGCACCAGCGACGAAGTGCTGCTGGGCATGAACGCCCTGCGCCGCTTTGAGCTGACCCAGCGGGGCTCGCAGCTGACCATGAAGTTCTTGCAGCAGGCCCCCTAG
- the pilB gene encoding type IV-A pilus assembly ATPase PilB, producing MSSPANTTISGLARSLAASSILDSAQLEQACARAVQEAKPLSTVLVETRLLSSEELARFCEREFGLPLVSLDDFDTEEVPSQYLSMDLIERHYAIPVHLRGKVLYLAMSDPTNVAALEDFGFRFNLVTDTLLVEESKLQQLLSSLQQNTGTGLDLDNIADDDIAGLELGEDPSERDDEPGGQEDDAPIVRYINKIMLDAVRREASDLHFEPYETFFRIRFRIDGILHEVASPPVNLASRFAARLKVMARLDIAERRLPQDGRIKLKLTRSKSVDMRVNTLPTMWGEKIVIRILDSSAARLDIEQLGYSEVQKALYLNALNRPQGMILVTGPTGSGKTVSLYTGLSILNKVSANISTAEDPIEINLPGINQVQINPKAGLSFSHALRAFLRQDPDIIMVGEIRDLETAEIAVKAAQTGHLVLSTLHTNSAAETLTRLSNMGLPAYNIASSVSLIIAQRLARKLCTHCREPEQMSAEQLQALGFTPAQQAEGITLYRAVGCAQCTDGYKGRTGIYEVLAMSERLSSLIMNDAGSLALARAAEEDGMMTLRQSALAKARLGIISLSEVNRVTG from the coding sequence ATGAGTTCCCCTGCTAATACCACCATCAGCGGCCTGGCCCGTAGCCTGGCCGCTTCATCCATTCTGGATTCGGCCCAACTGGAGCAGGCCTGTGCCCGCGCCGTTCAGGAAGCCAAGCCCCTCAGTACCGTGCTGGTGGAAACCCGGCTGCTTTCCAGCGAGGAACTGGCTCGCTTCTGCGAGCGGGAATTCGGCCTGCCCCTGGTCAGTCTGGACGACTTTGATACTGAGGAAGTGCCGTCACAGTATCTGAGCATGGATCTGATCGAGCGCCATTACGCCATTCCCGTGCACCTGCGCGGCAAAGTGCTGTATCTGGCCATGTCGGATCCCACCAATGTGGCGGCGCTGGAAGACTTCGGCTTTCGTTTCAACCTGGTCACCGACACCCTGCTGGTGGAAGAGAGCAAACTGCAGCAGTTGCTGAGTAGCCTGCAGCAAAACACCGGCACCGGGCTGGATCTGGACAATATCGCCGACGACGACATCGCCGGCCTGGAACTAGGCGAAGATCCCTCGGAGCGGGACGACGAACCCGGCGGCCAGGAAGACGACGCCCCCATCGTGCGGTATATCAACAAAATCATGCTCGACGCGGTGCGCCGGGAAGCCTCGGATCTGCACTTTGAGCCCTACGAAACCTTCTTTCGCATTCGCTTTCGCATTGACGGTATACTGCACGAGGTGGCCTCGCCGCCGGTTAACCTGGCCTCCCGCTTTGCCGCCCGACTCAAGGTCATGGCCCGCCTCGACATTGCCGAACGCCGCCTGCCCCAGGATGGCCGCATCAAGCTCAAGCTCACCCGCAGCAAGTCGGTGGACATGCGGGTCAACACCCTGCCCACCATGTGGGGCGAAAAAATCGTCATTCGTATTCTCGACAGCTCTGCCGCCCGCCTTGACATTGAGCAGCTGGGTTACAGCGAAGTCCAGAAAGCCCTCTACCTCAATGCCCTGAACCGGCCACAGGGCATGATACTGGTCACCGGCCCCACCGGTTCGGGCAAGACGGTGTCGCTCTATACCGGCCTGAGTATTCTCAACAAGGTGTCGGCCAACATTTCCACCGCCGAAGATCCGATTGAAATCAATCTGCCCGGCATCAATCAGGTACAGATCAATCCCAAGGCGGGGCTGAGCTTTTCCCACGCCCTGCGCGCCTTTCTGCGCCAGGATCCCGATATCATCATGGTAGGGGAAATTCGGGATCTTGAAACCGCCGAAATCGCGGTCAAGGCGGCCCAGACCGGTCACCTGGTGCTGTCTACCCTGCATACCAACTCCGCCGCCGAAACCCTGACCCGACTCAGCAACATGGGGCTGCCGGCCTACAATATCGCGTCATCGGTCAGCCTGATTATCGCTCAACGGCTGGCACGCAAGCTGTGTACCCACTGCCGGGAACCCGAGCAGATGAGTGCCGAGCAACTGCAGGCCCTGGGCTTTACCCCGGCCCAGCAGGCCGAGGGTATTACCCTGTATCGCGCCGTGGGCTGCGCCCAGTGCACCGATGGCTACAAGGGCCGCACCGGCATTTACGAGGTACTGGCCATGAGTGAACGCCTGTCGAGCCTGATCATGAACGACGCAGGCTCCCTGGCGCTGGCCCGGGCCGCCGAGGAGGATGGCATGATGACCTTGCGCCAGTCGGCCCTGGCGAAGGCCCGCCTGGGCATTATCAGCCTGTCCGAGGTCAATCGGGTAACCGGCTAA
- a CDS encoding prepilin peptidase, with product MIALLDNTALLYLVIPLLGLLVGSFLNVVIHRLPLIMQREWQRECAALQDQPVTDEAPFNLCVPRSRCPHCEHTLAASDNIPLLSWLWLKGRCRYCQAPVSRRYPLVELASALLAAITLWRFGAGPQLLAALVFSWMLLCMTLIDLDHLLLPDQLTLPLLWLGLLLNINELFVPLQSAVIGAAAGYGILWSLYWLFRLATGKEGMGYGDFKLLAAIGAWFGWQSLLPVLLLASFTGAALGLGLMALRRLGEDRVLPFGPALALGGWSYLMWGTDVVKLYWRLAL from the coding sequence ATGATTGCACTGCTCGACAATACCGCCCTGCTTTACCTTGTTATTCCCCTGCTGGGGCTGCTGGTGGGCAGCTTTCTTAACGTGGTGATCCATCGGCTGCCGCTGATAATGCAGCGGGAATGGCAACGGGAGTGCGCGGCCCTGCAGGACCAGCCGGTGACCGATGAAGCTCCCTTTAACCTCTGCGTGCCCCGCTCCCGCTGCCCTCACTGCGAACATACCCTGGCGGCCAGCGACAATATTCCCCTGTTGAGTTGGCTGTGGCTGAAAGGCCGCTGTCGTTACTGCCAGGCGCCGGTGTCACGGCGCTACCCCTTGGTGGAGCTGGCCTCGGCGCTGCTCGCCGCCATCACCCTGTGGCGCTTCGGTGCCGGCCCGCAGTTACTGGCGGCGCTGGTCTTCAGCTGGATGCTGCTGTGCATGACCCTGATCGACCTCGATCACTTGCTGCTGCCGGATCAACTCACCCTGCCGCTGCTGTGGCTGGGTCTGCTGCTCAATATCAATGAGCTGTTCGTACCGCTGCAGTCTGCGGTGATCGGCGCCGCCGCCGGCTATGGCATTCTGTGGAGTCTGTACTGGCTGTTCCGGCTTGCCACCGGCAAGGAAGGCATGGGCTATGGCGACTTCAAACTGCTGGCCGCCATCGGCGCCTGGTTTGGCTGGCAAAGCCTGTTGCCGGTGCTGCTGCTGGCGTCCTTTACCGGCGCAGCCCTGGGGCTTGGCCTGATGGCCCTGCGGCGCCTGGGGGAAGACCGGGTGCTGCCCTTTGGTCCGGCCCTGGCCCTGGGCGGCTGGAGCTACCTGATGTGGGGCACGGACGTGGTTAAACTGTACTGGAGACTGGCACTGTGA
- the nadC gene encoding carboxylating nicotinate-nucleotide diphosphorylase, protein MHNASLAREIRFNVTAALTEDLGGNLDPRQDITAMLLPEDQQVTAHLITREDGVFCGRDFAEETFVQLGGQVSLHWLVKDGDAITAGQRLLTLSGPARAILTGERTALNFIQTLSAVATATRRYVDLLAGTHCRLLDTRKTLPGLRQALKYAVTCGGGHNHRMGLYDAYLIKENHIFACGGIDKAVREARRLQPEKPVEVEVESLAELVQALAAGADIIMLDNFSVPDMRTAVATTAGRAKLEVSGNVTQETIAGYAATGVDFVSVGALTKHVHALDLSLRVES, encoded by the coding sequence ATGCACAACGCCTCCCTGGCCCGGGAAATACGCTTTAACGTCACCGCCGCCCTCACCGAGGATCTGGGCGGCAATCTGGATCCCCGGCAGGATATTACCGCCATGCTGCTGCCCGAAGATCAGCAAGTGACCGCCCACCTGATCACCCGAGAAGACGGCGTGTTCTGCGGTCGGGACTTCGCCGAAGAGACCTTTGTGCAACTGGGCGGGCAAGTCAGCCTGCACTGGCTGGTCAAGGACGGTGATGCCATTACCGCCGGCCAGCGGCTTCTCACCCTCTCCGGTCCGGCCCGGGCCATCCTCACCGGCGAGCGCACCGCATTGAACTTTATTCAGACGCTGTCGGCGGTGGCCACCGCAACCCGGCGCTATGTGGATCTGCTGGCCGGCACCCACTGCCGCCTGCTCGACACGCGCAAGACCCTGCCCGGCCTGCGCCAAGCGCTGAAATACGCGGTGACCTGTGGCGGTGGCCACAACCATCGTATGGGCCTGTATGACGCCTACCTTATCAAGGAAAACCACATCTTCGCCTGTGGCGGCATCGACAAGGCGGTGAGAGAGGCCCGCCGGCTACAGCCGGAGAAACCGGTGGAAGTGGAAGTGGAATCCCTGGCCGAGCTGGTGCAGGCCCTGGCGGCCGGCGCCGATATCATCATGCTCGACAACTTCAGCGTGCCCGATATGCGCACCGCCGTGGCCACCACCGCCGGACGCGCCAAACTGGAAGTATCCGGCAACGTCACCCAGGAAACCATTGCCGGCTACGCCGCCACCGGAGTCGACTTTGTGTCGGTAGGCGCCCTCACCAAGCATGTACACGCCCTGGATCTGTCATTGCGGGTCGAAAGCTGA